A window from Cinclus cinclus chromosome 4, bCinCin1.1, whole genome shotgun sequence encodes these proteins:
- the LOC134043072 gene encoding arg8-vasotocin receptor-like — MKNFSFPMQDNTHQTESPPPHRFLSLTNQSDPIGRPERDEQLAQVEIAVLGVIFLTASVGNFILILVLWRRRKKLSRMYVFMLHLSIADLVVAFFQVLPQLIWDITDVFIGPDLLCRIIKYLQLLGMFASTYMIVVMTVDRYQAVCYPMVTFQKKRALWNIPICTSWSIALILSLPQVFIFSKTEISPGVFECWGEFIQPWGPRAYVTWIFVVIFFIPSAILITCQVKICKIIRRNINVKKQNECEATNQNQVLPSRASSVNCISKAMIKTVKMTVVTVVAYVLCWSPFFIAQLWSVWFPSILTEGSAFTIIMLLGNLNSCTNPWIYMYFCGQIPHCTKKHLENTSAQEESVFTGSIHLVDRDPEENSTSA; from the exons ATGAAGAATTTCTCATTTCCTATGCAGGATAACACACATCAGACCGAGAGTCCTCCTCCTCACAGATTCCTGAGTTTGACAAATCAGTCAGATCCTATTGGAAGACCAGAAAGAGATGAGCAATTAGCTCAAGTAGAGATTGCTGTACTGGGGGTCATATTTCTGACAGCGTCTGTGGGCAATTTCATTCTCATACTGGTGCTGTGGCGAAGAAGAAAGAAGCTGTCTAGGATGTATGTGTTCATGCTTCACCTCAGCATTGCTGACTTAGTGGTAGCCTTTTTTCAAGTGCTGCCTCAACTCATATGGGATATTACAGACGTTTTCATAGGGCCAGATCTCTTGTGCAGAATTATCAAGTATCTACAATTACTGGGCATGTTTGCCTCTACTTATATGATAGTGGTTATGACAGTGGACAGATATCAAGCAGTTTGCTACCCTATGGTCACTTTCCAAAAGAAGAGAGCTCTCTGGAACATCCCCATTTGCACCAGCTGGTCTATAGCACTGATTCTTAGCCTACCGCAGGTATTTATCTTTTCTAAGACTGAAATATCTCCAGGTGTCTTTGAATGTTGGGGTGAATTTATTCAGCCTTGGGGCCCAAGGGCATATGTGACTTGGATTTTTGTAGTTATATTCTTCATTCCCTCAGCAATCCTTATCACATGCCAGGTCAAGATTTGCAAAATAATCAGAAGAAATATAAACGTGAAAAAACAGAATGAATGTGAAGCAACAAATCAGAATCAAGTCCTGCCATCCCGAGCAAGCAGTGTGAACTGTATTTCAAAGGCTATGATCAAGACAGTAAAAATGACAGTGGTGACAGTTGTTGCATATGTCCTCTGTTGGTCACCTTTCTTCATTGCACAGCTGTGGTCCGTGTGGTTCCCCAGCATCCTGACCGAAG GTTCGGCATTCACCATTATAATGCTCCTTGGCAATCTAAATAGTTGTACCAATCCATGGATTTACATGTATTTCTGTGGCCAGATTCCACATTGCACAAAGAAGCATCTGGAGAATACCTCAGCTCAAGAGGAATCCGTGTTCACAGGGAGCATTCATCTCGTAGATAGAGACCCTGAGGAAAACAGTACTTCTGCATAA